From the Candidatus Binatia bacterium genome, one window contains:
- a CDS encoding DUF1820 family protein, with amino-acid sequence MAQKKLLFRVVFHSQGRIYEVYAKQVSQSSLFGFIEVEGLVFGAKSNVVVDPSEEALQREFEGAERTYIPIHSVLRIDAVEKRGQAKVYTMAEGGAKVTPLPTPIYTPVKRDS; translated from the coding sequence ATGGCGCAAAAGAAGCTGCTGTTCAGAGTTGTCTTCCACAGCCAAGGGCGCATTTACGAGGTGTACGCGAAACAGGTGAGCCAATCTTCGCTCTTTGGGTTTATCGAGGTGGAAGGGCTCGTCTTTGGTGCGAAGTCGAACGTGGTGGTCGATCCGTCCGAAGAAGCCCTGCAGCGCGAGTTCGAGGGGGCGGAGCGAACGTACATCCCCATTCACTCGGTGCTGCGGATCGACGCGGTGGAAAAGCGCGGGCAGGCAAAAGTGTACACGATGGCAGAGGGTGGTGCGAAGGTCACTCCGCTGCCCACGCCGATTTACACGCCGGTCAAACGCGACTCATGA
- a CDS encoding SDR family oxidoreductase, producing the protein MGRFVDKVALITGAASGIGRATAERLAAEGARVFCTDVNEVGLAETLASVRERGGEAHGEWCDVSQPAAVRRSVQSCLDRFGAIDVLANIAGVGRFQHTLEVSEEDWQRTLAVNLSGTFFMCQAALPALLDRRGAIVNMASSAGLIGQAYSAAYCASKGGVVQLTKALAVEFARRGVRVNCVCPGGIDTPFLAGFRPPAGAEIDLITRLKLVDEKAPPEAVAAAVAYLASDEARYVNGAVLSVDAGLVVS; encoded by the coding sequence ATGGGCCGTTTTGTCGACAAGGTCGCGTTGATTACCGGGGCCGCCTCGGGAATCGGTCGCGCCACTGCCGAGCGTCTGGCAGCCGAAGGGGCGCGTGTGTTCTGCACCGATGTCAACGAAGTTGGTTTGGCCGAAACCCTAGCGTCGGTGCGCGAGCGCGGCGGCGAAGCCCACGGGGAGTGGTGCGACGTAAGCCAACCGGCAGCGGTACGCCGCAGCGTGCAGTCTTGCCTCGATCGCTTCGGTGCCATCGATGTGCTTGCCAACATCGCTGGGGTCGGACGCTTCCAACACACGCTGGAAGTCAGCGAGGAAGATTGGCAGCGCACGCTGGCGGTGAATCTCTCGGGAACCTTCTTTATGTGCCAAGCGGCCCTGCCCGCGTTGCTCGACCGGCGCGGCGCCATTGTCAACATGGCGTCTTCCGCAGGTTTGATTGGGCAGGCATACAGTGCTGCTTACTGCGCTTCGAAAGGCGGCGTTGTACAACTGACCAAGGCGCTGGCCGTCGAATTTGCGCGCCGCGGCGTGCGCGTAAACTGCGTATGCCCTGGTGGCATCGATACGCCGTTTTTGGCCGGCTTTCGCCCGCCCGCGGGCGCGGAGATCGACTTGATCACCCGGCTAAAACTCGTGGACGAAAAAGCACCACCGGAGGCTGTGGCTGCGGCGGTGGCATATCTCGCTTCGGATGAAGCCCGCTACGTCAATGGCGCCGTGCTTTCTGTCGACGCCGGCCTCGTCGTCTCCTGA